A stretch of the Pedobacter sp. MC2016-14 genome encodes the following:
- a CDS encoding alginate lyase family protein: protein MQMYFRTFLLSFLLIVFLPKLKAQLFQHPGILHSKEDLTRIKHGVAAKQEPIFSGYKVFLENPVSHYNYRMQGPLVSIGRNPTVGQVIYDTDANAAHQNAVMWTITGEKAYAEKAIEIVNAWASSLKSITGRDAVLMAGLGPFKMVNAAELLRYTNSGWKEKDIKQAELHFKTIIYPVLQNFALFANGNWDAAALKTVMAIGVFCNDRSIFERGLRYYVNGAGNGRLSHYVINNDGQVQESGRDQGHTQLGIAMLAECSAIAWNQGLDLYSYNDNLLLKGFEYTAKYNLGQPVPFKPTIDYTGKYRHKIVSKIDSGSLRAVYEQVYNHYVKKMGLVAPFTTLAAEKVRPEGPGKPGADHPGYGTLYFTVPTGKNIKSEIPVVPSAPGGLIVDGTSKAIALTWIKSIGATTYSVKRAEKVGGPYVTIAQNIKLQGYTDRKVKAGVTYFYTVTAKNKNGISSNALAVGISAGLPKPWSFHEIGQSAYKGYVGYDGEQFELVSSGKGLDSLKDAFSFTALPLQGDGEMTVRYVPQLSSQFSQLGLSIRSGTSENAAHVSLILFPKKAEHIEAPDWQARLLTRKSPGAKAELIGSVGDLPASAVTFGRLTGYYWLRLQRKGNTFSGYSSADGKIWTKVGTFTTPFEKNVSIGMCVASGLQDIKTTVQFDQVLLSF from the coding sequence ATGCAAATGTACTTCCGGACTTTCCTATTAAGCTTTTTGCTCATCGTGTTTTTGCCCAAATTAAAGGCTCAGCTGTTTCAGCATCCTGGTATTTTGCACAGCAAGGAAGATCTTACACGCATAAAACATGGTGTTGCAGCAAAGCAGGAGCCTATTTTTTCAGGATATAAAGTATTTTTGGAAAATCCTGTATCTCATTACAACTATAGAATGCAAGGACCTTTAGTTTCCATTGGAAGAAATCCTACCGTTGGGCAGGTGATTTACGATACAGATGCAAATGCAGCGCATCAAAATGCCGTGATGTGGACCATTACAGGCGAAAAAGCCTATGCGGAAAAGGCAATAGAAATTGTAAATGCATGGGCATCAAGTTTAAAATCAATAACAGGACGTGATGCTGTGTTGATGGCCGGACTTGGCCCCTTTAAAATGGTTAATGCAGCAGAACTTCTTCGTTACACAAATTCGGGCTGGAAAGAAAAGGACATCAAACAGGCAGAATTGCATTTTAAAACGATAATCTATCCAGTATTACAAAATTTCGCTTTGTTTGCCAATGGAAACTGGGATGCCGCAGCACTTAAAACAGTAATGGCTATTGGTGTATTTTGTAATGATCGAAGCATTTTTGAACGAGGCCTTAGATATTACGTTAATGGAGCAGGCAATGGCAGGCTATCTCATTATGTAATTAATAATGACGGACAGGTTCAGGAAAGCGGACGTGACCAGGGACATACGCAGCTAGGAATTGCTATGCTTGCAGAATGTTCTGCTATTGCATGGAACCAGGGCTTGGACTTATACAGTTATAATGATAATCTTTTGTTGAAGGGTTTTGAATATACCGCTAAATATAATTTGGGACAGCCAGTTCCTTTTAAGCCAACTATAGACTACACTGGAAAGTACCGGCATAAGATAGTTTCTAAAATAGACAGTGGTAGTTTAAGGGCCGTATATGAGCAAGTGTACAATCATTATGTGAAGAAAATGGGATTGGTTGCTCCTTTTACAACATTGGCCGCAGAAAAAGTACGACCTGAAGGTCCGGGAAAACCTGGTGCCGACCATCCGGGTTATGGCACATTATATTTTACCGTTCCAACAGGTAAAAATATCAAATCAGAGATACCTGTGGTACCTTCAGCACCAGGTGGTTTAATTGTGGATGGAACATCCAAGGCCATTGCACTCACATGGATCAAGTCAATTGGAGCTACTACCTATTCGGTTAAAAGAGCAGAGAAGGTAGGCGGCCCTTATGTCACCATCGCTCAAAATATCAAATTACAGGGCTATACAGACCGTAAAGTTAAAGCAGGTGTTACCTACTTTTATACGGTGACCGCAAAAAATAAAAATGGAATAAGTTCTAATGCTTTAGCGGTGGGCATCTCGGCAGGTTTGCCTAAGCCCTGGAGTTTCCATGAAATTGGCCAATCTGCCTATAAAGGTTATGTTGGCTATGATGGTGAACAATTTGAATTGGTCAGTTCAGGTAAAGGGCTTGATAGCTTGAAAGATGCATTCAGTTTTACCGCTTTACCTTTACAGGGAGATGGAGAAATGACTGTTCGCTATGTGCCTCAGTTGAGTTCCCAATTTTCTCAGCTTGGACTGAGTATCAGGAGCGGTACGTCCGAGAATGCCGCGCATGTATCTCTGATACTTTTTCCTAAGAAAGCCGAACATATTGAAGCGCCTGATTGGCAGGCAAGGTTACTCACAAGAAAGTCTCCTGGTGCTAAAGCAGAATTGATTGGGAGTGTAGGTGATCTGCCAGCATCTGCCGTTACTTTTGGTAGGCTAACAGGTTATTATTGGCTACGTTTGCAGCGCAAAGGAAATACTTTTTCTGGTTATTCTTCTGCAGATGGTAAGATTTGGACAAAAGTTGGAACATTTACCACACCATTTGAAAAGAATGTTTCCATCGGAATGTGCGTAGCTTCAGGACTACAGGATATAAAAACTACGGTTCAATTTGATCAGGTATTGTTATCATTTTGA
- a CDS encoding glycoside hydrolase family 28 protein has protein sequence MKLAKTYLLMSMLLCTSLAYAQYTRLPQISSKIYSVKDYGAVGDNKTVNTQAIQKTLDLAKTTGGKVLIPAGEYLCGPLNLYSSTNLEIVKGATLRLTNIINDFPSEKNRYLNFINISKATDVKISGGGIIDGQGEPWWIATTAKTLTMRRPQLLYMEGLQRVEITGVTFLNPPNTHISLKNCSDVYIHDVRIEAPAKSRNTDGINISAKNCTIERCTINTGDDNIAINFGNKKQAEDDPEVQNMLISDCNFGVGHGLSIGSYTSGSLRNLKVRNCSFDGTTSAIRIKTARGRGGILDQVSYENITIRNSRWPIFISQYYPHEPKTPQEDTTTAIGAYNPIYKNISLKNITCSNCQEALILWGLPESPIQNIRFEDVKISASKGAQIYHVSKAEFVNSAIKTTEKPRIYNSTVTGL, from the coding sequence ATGAAACTAGCTAAAACCTATTTACTAATGTCCATGCTCTTGTGTACGAGCCTGGCTTACGCGCAGTACACCCGTCTGCCTCAAATTTCATCAAAAATTTATAGCGTAAAAGATTATGGCGCGGTAGGCGACAATAAAACAGTAAATACCCAGGCCATTCAAAAAACGCTGGACCTGGCAAAAACAACCGGAGGGAAGGTCTTGATCCCGGCAGGGGAATACCTTTGTGGACCGTTAAATTTGTACAGTAGCACAAATCTGGAAATTGTTAAAGGAGCTACTTTGCGTTTGACCAACATTATCAACGATTTTCCATCAGAAAAGAACCGTTACCTTAATTTCATCAATATTTCAAAAGCGACAGATGTTAAAATATCTGGCGGGGGTATTATTGATGGTCAGGGTGAGCCCTGGTGGATAGCCACTACCGCAAAAACGTTGACCATGCGAAGGCCACAGCTGTTGTATATGGAAGGCCTGCAAAGGGTAGAAATTACCGGGGTTACTTTTTTAAACCCCCCAAATACACATATTTCCCTAAAAAACTGTAGCGATGTTTACATTCATGATGTACGGATAGAAGCGCCTGCAAAATCACGCAATACAGATGGCATTAACATTTCCGCTAAAAATTGCACTATAGAACGTTGTACCATTAATACCGGAGACGATAACATTGCCATCAATTTTGGCAACAAGAAACAAGCTGAAGATGATCCTGAAGTACAAAATATGCTCATCAGTGATTGCAACTTTGGCGTTGGTCATGGTTTGTCCATAGGTAGTTATACCTCAGGAAGTTTACGCAATCTGAAGGTGCGCAACTGCTCCTTTGACGGTACTACTTCGGCCATCCGCATTAAAACCGCCCGGGGGCGAGGGGGGATTCTTGATCAGGTAAGTTACGAAAACATTACCATCAGGAATTCACGCTGGCCGATTTTTATATCTCAGTATTATCCACATGAACCAAAAACCCCACAGGAAGATACCACAACTGCTATTGGTGCATACAATCCCATCTACAAAAATATCTCCTTAAAAAATATTACTTGCAGCAACTGCCAGGAGGCATTGATCCTTTGGGGGCTTCCAGAATCACCGATCCAAAATATCCGGTTTGAGGATGTAAAGATCTCCGCAAGCAAGGGCGCACAAATTTATCACGTTTCAAAAGCCGAGTTTGTCAATTCGGCTATCAAAACCACAGAGAAACCACGCATTTATAATTCAACAGTAACAGGTCTTTAA
- a CDS encoding rhamnogalacturonan acetylesterase produces the protein MSSKSHSTDSKVFRIFLFSIVCLIAITAFRTKEKPVLYIIGDSTVQNSDGNGRNEYWGWGSLIKPYLDTNKITLQNHAKAGTSTRTFILDGRWDKILAVLKKGDFVMMQFGHNDHSGVEDTTKQKGSLLGTGEETKEIISIRDHKKEIVHTYGWYLSKFIKEAKAKGAIPIVCSLVPRNKWKDGKVVVEAKFPEWAEETARTQGAYYIDLNKLIRMRYEQQGPEKIKAFFPVDGTHTNLKGAELNAACVVEGLKIIKECPLNVYIK, from the coding sequence ATGAGCAGCAAAAGCCACAGCACAGACAGCAAAGTATTCCGTATATTTCTATTTTCCATTGTTTGTTTAATCGCTATTACAGCATTTAGAACAAAGGAGAAACCAGTACTTTACATTATAGGCGATTCTACAGTTCAAAATAGTGATGGCAATGGCCGCAATGAATATTGGGGTTGGGGGAGCTTAATTAAACCCTACCTTGATACCAACAAAATCACTCTTCAAAACCATGCGAAAGCTGGCACAAGCACCCGGACTTTTATTTTGGATGGCCGCTGGGATAAGATCCTGGCAGTATTAAAAAAGGGTGATTTTGTAATGATGCAATTTGGGCACAATGACCATAGCGGTGTGGAAGATACCACCAAGCAGAAAGGCTCTCTTTTGGGCACAGGCGAAGAAACGAAAGAGATCATCAGCATCAGGGACCATAAAAAGGAAATTGTGCATACCTATGGATGGTACCTGAGTAAATTTATAAAAGAAGCGAAAGCAAAAGGCGCCATCCCAATTGTGTGCTCTTTGGTGCCAAGGAACAAATGGAAAGACGGAAAGGTAGTTGTAGAAGCTAAATTCCCGGAATGGGCTGAGGAAACCGCCCGCACACAAGGAGCATATTATATTGATTTGAACAAGTTGATCAGGATGCGCTATGAGCAGCAGGGTCCGGAAAAGATAAAAGCTTTTTTCCCTGTAGATGGTACCCATACCAACCTAAAGGGCGCAGAATTGAATGCGGCCTGCGTGGTTGAGGGGCTGAAAATAATTAAAGAATGCCCGCTGAACGTATACATTAAATAA
- a CDS encoding family 43 glycosylhydrolase translates to MKYSILYLQILGVMAFLFTLPASTCFAQEQSKISPGEIWPDRDGNHIQAHGGGILKIKNTYYWYGEQRRQGLDTNFRYVSCYASKDLINWEFKGDALKLGGLDTLLGHKWVLERPKVFYNPKTKKFVMYMHIDGKYKRGTTSSTVTNNYTYASVGVAISDKPAGPFKYLKCFRPLGHESRDIGQFVDDDGTAYLIFEDRPAKGFHIAKLSDDYLTVEKDVCLIKAPLEGGAIVHYNGLYYAIGSALTGWRPNPNLYATATSLSGPWSEFKDIAPSETNTYGSQSTLMLKITGSKKTAVIFMGDIWKPKTQWDSRYLWMPLEIGEGKLWLPKPEPWTINLKTGETK, encoded by the coding sequence ATGAAATACAGCATACTGTACTTACAAATTTTAGGTGTAATGGCTTTCCTGTTTACATTGCCAGCCTCTACATGTTTTGCTCAAGAGCAAAGTAAAATTAGTCCCGGTGAAATATGGCCCGATAGGGATGGTAATCATATCCAGGCCCATGGTGGCGGCATCTTAAAAATCAAAAATACTTATTACTGGTATGGTGAGCAGCGTAGACAGGGGCTAGATACGAATTTCAGGTATGTGAGCTGTTATGCATCAAAGGATTTGATAAATTGGGAATTTAAAGGGGATGCCTTAAAACTGGGGGGCTTAGATACATTATTAGGCCATAAGTGGGTTTTGGAACGCCCAAAAGTATTCTATAATCCAAAGACTAAAAAATTCGTTATGTATATGCATATTGACGGTAAGTACAAACGGGGTACTACGTCCTCTACGGTTACGAATAATTATACCTATGCCAGTGTTGGGGTTGCAATAAGTGACAAGCCTGCCGGACCATTTAAATATCTAAAATGTTTCCGCCCCCTGGGGCATGAAAGCCGGGACATTGGACAGTTTGTAGACGATGACGGCACTGCTTATTTAATCTTTGAGGACCGTCCTGCTAAGGGATTCCACATCGCAAAGCTATCTGACGATTACCTTACAGTTGAAAAGGATGTCTGTTTGATCAAGGCTCCTTTGGAAGGTGGCGCCATTGTTCATTATAATGGCTTGTATTACGCTATCGGCTCTGCTTTGACGGGTTGGAGACCTAACCCTAATTTATATGCAACAGCAACTAGTCTTTCAGGTCCCTGGTCCGAATTTAAAGACATCGCCCCATCAGAAACGAATACCTACGGTTCGCAGTCCACACTTATGTTAAAAATAACAGGGAGTAAAAAGACAGCAGTAATCTTTATGGGGGATATCTGGAAACCAAAAACGCAATGGGACTCCCGTTATCTATGGATGCCATTAGAGATTGGAGAGGGGAAGTTATGGTTGCCTAAGCCAGAACCCTGGACAATAAACCTGAAAACTGGAGAAACAAAATAA
- a CDS encoding glycoside hydrolase 43 family protein, which translates to MSLSILVKSTFKAALFLLIAQISFGQSKFISKTWVSDQGDGTYKNPVLHADYSDPDAIRVGDDYYLTASSFNCIPGLPILHSKDLVNWKLINYALKKQEPEELYSSPQHGKGVWAPSIIFYKGEYRIYYPDPDFGVFMVKAKDPAGDWEKPVLVLPGKGIIDPSSFWDEDGKAYLAIAWAGSRAGVNSLLTVFPMNADGTKVTAEGTHVFDGHKNHHTVEGPKFYKRNGYYYLFAPAGGVATGWQLVLRSKNIYGPYEEQVVMDQGKTNINGPHQGALLQTQTKEDWFLHFQDKGPYGRVLHLQPVKWVNNWPVIGEDLDGDGKGEPVHSHVKPNVAKVYPVSTPPENDEFNGDKLGLQWQWHANSRLQWSAQIRNSGHLRLFAFSTPKDAVNLWPVPNLLLQKFPAPDFTATTKVTFTTEWDVWQTKKAGLLIMGNDYAYLSVTKNEKGYQVNQVVCKNALEGQTETVVETRSLETATVYMRVQVKAPLAECQFSYSEDGVNFKPIGVIFKAVQDKWIGAKIGIFSTSSPEVRTGGYADFDWFRLQ; encoded by the coding sequence ATGAGCCTTTCTATTCTTGTAAAATCAACTTTTAAAGCTGCGCTGTTTCTTTTGATTGCCCAAATCTCTTTTGGACAAAGCAAATTTATATCCAAAACCTGGGTTTCAGACCAGGGAGATGGAACCTATAAGAACCCGGTGTTGCATGCAGATTACTCAGATCCTGATGCCATTAGGGTGGGTGACGACTATTACCTGACCGCTTCAAGTTTTAACTGCATTCCTGGTTTACCTATTCTGCATTCTAAAGATTTAGTAAATTGGAAACTGATCAATTATGCGCTTAAAAAGCAAGAGCCTGAAGAATTATACAGCAGCCCACAACATGGCAAGGGCGTATGGGCACCCAGTATCATCTTTTACAAGGGGGAATACCGCATTTATTATCCAGACCCTGATTTTGGTGTATTTATGGTGAAAGCAAAAGACCCGGCAGGGGATTGGGAAAAGCCAGTATTGGTGCTGCCAGGCAAAGGGATTATTGACCCAAGTTCATTTTGGGATGAAGATGGGAAAGCTTATCTGGCCATTGCCTGGGCAGGAAGCCGTGCAGGTGTAAATAGTTTGCTGACCGTTTTTCCCATGAATGCCGACGGTACTAAGGTTACTGCTGAAGGCACTCATGTTTTTGACGGACATAAAAACCACCATACGGTAGAAGGCCCTAAGTTTTACAAGCGTAATGGTTATTATTATTTGTTTGCCCCGGCAGGAGGGGTAGCTACGGGTTGGCAATTGGTGCTGCGGTCTAAAAATATTTATGGGCCTTATGAAGAGCAGGTGGTTATGGATCAAGGCAAGACCAATATCAATGGACCACATCAGGGTGCCTTGCTGCAAACCCAAACCAAAGAAGACTGGTTCCTGCATTTTCAGGATAAAGGTCCATATGGTCGTGTACTGCATTTGCAGCCGGTTAAATGGGTAAACAACTGGCCTGTTATTGGTGAAGACCTGGATGGGGATGGAAAAGGAGAACCTGTACATTCACATGTAAAACCAAATGTGGCTAAGGTTTATCCGGTTTCAACGCCTCCGGAAAATGATGAATTTAATGGTGATAAGTTAGGCCTGCAATGGCAATGGCATGCCAATTCTAGATTACAATGGAGTGCTCAGATCAGAAATTCGGGACACCTTAGACTCTTTGCGTTTTCTACACCAAAAGATGCCGTAAATCTTTGGCCAGTACCAAATTTATTACTTCAAAAGTTCCCGGCTCCGGATTTTACAGCGACAACAAAAGTTACCTTTACGACGGAATGGGACGTTTGGCAAACAAAAAAGGCAGGTTTACTTATTATGGGAAATGACTATGCTTATTTGTCTGTTACTAAAAACGAAAAGGGGTACCAGGTCAATCAAGTGGTCTGCAAAAATGCATTGGAGGGACAAACGGAAACGGTAGTAGAAACCAGATCTTTAGAGACCGCAACTGTTTATATGCGGGTACAGGTAAAAGCACCATTAGCAGAATGCCAGTTTTCTTACAGTGAAGACGGCGTTAATTTTAAACCTATAGGAGTTATATTTAAGGCAGTACAAGACAAATGGATTGGAGCGAAAATTGGCATATTTAGCACCAGTAGTCCGGAAGTGCGTACTGGTGGTTATGCAGATTTTGATTGGTTTAGGTTGCAATAA